A genomic region of Serratia fonticola contains the following coding sequences:
- a CDS encoding 1,4-dihydroxy-2-naphthoate polyprenyltransferase, producing the protein MSLSTTTTPAKAWLESLRPRTLPLAFASIVVGSAIAAWQGSLKPDVALLALLTAGLLQILSNLANDYGDAVKGSDKEDRIGPLRGMQKGMITQSQMKRALVLTVILIAISGCWLIAVACEKPSDVVGFLVLGGLAIVAAITYTVGTRPYGYLGLGDISVLVFFGWLSVAGSYYLQTHTFDSIVMLPATACGLLAAAVLNINNLRDIESDRANGKNTLAVRLGPQKARYYHALLLIAAVVCFALFSILNLHSLWGWLFVLAIPLLFRHGLRVLRDPTAVGMRPMLEHMVKAALLANVLFAIGVVLS; encoded by the coding sequence ATGAGCTTATCAACCACCACCACCCCGGCCAAAGCCTGGCTGGAAAGTTTACGACCACGAACCCTGCCGCTGGCCTTTGCCTCCATTGTCGTCGGTTCAGCGATTGCTGCCTGGCAAGGCAGCCTCAAGCCCGACGTTGCGCTGTTGGCTCTTCTCACTGCGGGTCTGCTCCAGATCCTCTCCAACCTGGCCAATGATTACGGTGATGCGGTCAAAGGCAGCGATAAGGAAGATCGTATCGGCCCCTTGCGCGGCATGCAAAAAGGTATGATCACCCAGAGTCAGATGAAACGTGCGCTGGTGCTGACGGTGATCCTGATTGCCATTTCAGGCTGCTGGTTGATCGCCGTTGCCTGCGAAAAACCCAGTGATGTGGTGGGCTTCCTGGTGCTGGGTGGGCTGGCGATCGTTGCTGCCATTACCTATACCGTGGGTACCAGACCCTACGGCTATTTGGGGTTAGGCGATATTTCAGTGTTGGTGTTTTTCGGTTGGCTAAGCGTAGCGGGCAGCTACTATCTGCAAACCCACACTTTCGACAGCATCGTGATGTTGCCGGCAACGGCTTGTGGTCTGCTGGCTGCGGCGGTGCTGAACATCAACAATCTGCGCGATATCGAAAGTGACCGCGCCAATGGTAAAAATACCCTGGCAGTCCGCCTTGGCCCACAAAAGGCACGTTATTATCACGCACTGCTGTTAATCGCCGCCGTGGTGTGTTTTGCCCTGTTTAGCATACTCAATCTGCACAGCCTGTGGGGCTGGCTGTTTGTATTAGCCATTCCGCTGCTGTTCCGCCACGGCCTGCGCGTACTGCGCGATCCTACAGCCGTCGGTATGCGTCCAATGCTGGAACACATGGTCAAGGCGGCGTTGCTGGCCAACGTGCTATTTGCCATCGGCGTGGTGCTTAGCTGA
- the rraA gene encoding ribonuclease E activity regulator RraA, protein MKYDTSELCDIYQEEVNVVEPLFSNFGGRTSFGGQITTVKCFEDNGLLFELLEENGRGRVLLIDGGGSVRRALIDAELARLATQNEWEGIVVYGAVRQVDDLEELDIGIQAMAAIPVGATSEGVGESDIRVNFGGVTFFSGDHLYADNTGIILSEDPLDIE, encoded by the coding sequence ATGAAATACGATACTTCCGAACTTTGCGATATCTATCAAGAAGAGGTCAACGTGGTTGAGCCTCTGTTCTCCAATTTTGGTGGGCGTACTTCATTTGGCGGGCAAATCACCACGGTGAAATGCTTTGAGGATAACGGCCTGCTGTTTGAATTGCTCGAAGAAAACGGCCGCGGCCGCGTGTTACTGATCGATGGCGGCGGTTCGGTACGCCGGGCGCTGATCGACGCAGAATTGGCCCGTCTAGCCACTCAGAACGAGTGGGAAGGCATCGTCGTTTACGGAGCCGTTCGCCAGGTAGACGACCTGGAAGAACTGGACATCGGTATTCAGGCGATGGCAGCCATCCCGGTAGGGGCAACCAGTGAGGGCGTCGGTGAAAGCGATATCCGTGTTAACTTCGGCGGGGTCACTTTCTTCTCTGGCGATCACCTGTATGCCGATAACACCGGTATCATCCTCTCGGAAGATCCACTCGACATCGAGTAA
- the hslU gene encoding HslU--HslV peptidase ATPase subunit encodes MSEMTPREIVSELDSYIIGQNKAKRAVAIALRNRWRRMQLNEMLRHEVTPKNILMIGPTGVGKTEIARRLAKLANAPFIKVEATKFTEVGYVGKEVDSIIRDLTDAAVKMVRLQSIEKNRTRAEEMAEERILDVLIPPAKNNWGQPEEQNEPSAARQAFRKKLREGQLDDKEIEIDLAAAPMGVEIMAPPGMEEMTSQLQSMFQNLGGQKQKPRKLKIKEAFKLLVEEEAAKLVNPEELKEQAVEAVEQHGIVFIDEIDKICKRSGQSSGPDVSREGVQRDLLPLVEGCTVSTKHGMVKTDHILFIASGAFQTASPSDLIPELQGRLPIRVELQALTTEDFERILTEPSASLTEQYKALMATEGVTINFTADGIRRIAEAAWQVNESTENIGARRLHTVLERLMEDISYDASEINGQSITIDAEYVRNHLDELVADEDLSRFIL; translated from the coding sequence ATGTCTGAAATGACCCCGCGCGAGATCGTCAGTGAACTGGACAGCTACATCATTGGCCAAAACAAAGCCAAACGTGCTGTCGCTATTGCCCTGCGCAACCGCTGGCGCCGGATGCAGCTCAACGAGATGCTGCGTCACGAAGTGACCCCGAAAAATATCCTGATGATCGGCCCGACCGGCGTCGGTAAAACCGAGATCGCCCGTCGTTTGGCCAAGCTGGCCAATGCCCCCTTCATCAAGGTAGAAGCCACCAAGTTCACCGAAGTGGGCTACGTGGGTAAAGAAGTGGATTCCATCATCCGCGATCTGACCGATGCCGCCGTAAAAATGGTGCGTCTGCAGTCGATCGAGAAAAACCGTACTCGCGCAGAAGAAATGGCGGAAGAGCGCATTCTCGACGTCCTGATCCCACCGGCCAAGAACAACTGGGGTCAGCCCGAAGAGCAAAATGAACCTTCTGCCGCACGCCAGGCATTCCGCAAAAAATTGCGTGAAGGCCAGTTGGACGATAAAGAAATCGAAATCGATCTGGCAGCAGCGCCGATGGGTGTTGAAATCATGGCGCCTCCTGGTATGGAAGAGATGACCAGCCAACTGCAATCGATGTTCCAGAACCTCGGCGGGCAGAAACAGAAGCCGCGCAAACTGAAGATCAAAGAAGCTTTCAAGCTGCTGGTCGAAGAAGAAGCCGCCAAACTGGTCAATCCGGAAGAGCTGAAAGAACAGGCAGTCGAAGCCGTTGAACAACACGGTATCGTGTTTATCGATGAGATCGATAAAATCTGTAAGCGTAGCGGTCAAAGTTCCGGCCCGGACGTTTCCCGTGAGGGTGTTCAGCGTGACCTGCTGCCACTGGTGGAAGGCTGTACGGTCTCTACCAAGCACGGCATGGTGAAAACCGATCACATTCTGTTTATCGCCTCTGGTGCTTTCCAGACGGCCAGCCCTTCCGATCTGATCCCGGAACTGCAGGGCCGCTTGCCGATCCGTGTTGAGCTACAAGCGCTGACCACGGAAGACTTCGAACGCATCCTGACGGAGCCAAGTGCATCACTGACCGAACAATACAAAGCGTTAATGGCAACCGAAGGCGTCACCATTAATTTCACCGCTGATGGTATTCGCCGCATCGCTGAAGCCGCCTGGCAGGTTAACGAAAGCACCGAAAACATCGGTGCACGCCGTCTGCATACCGTGCTGGAGCGTCTGATGGAAGATATTTCGTACGATGCAAGTGAAATTAACGGCCAATCCATTACAATTGACGCCGAATATGTGCGCAATCATCTGGATGAACTGGTAGCGGATGAAGATCTGAGTCGTTTTATCCTATAA
- the glpK gene encoding glycerol kinase GlpK — protein MTTEKKYIVALDQGTTSSRAVVLDHDANIVAVSQREFTQIYPKAGWVEHDPMEIWSSQSSTLVEVLAKADISSDQVAGIGITNQRETTVVWEKETGKPIYNAIVWQCRRTAEICEQLKRDGLEEYIRHNTGLVVDPYFSGTKVKWILDHVEGARERAKRGELLFGTVDTWLVWKMTQGRVHVTDYTNASRTMMFNIHQLDWDERMLEVLDIPRAMLPKVRPSSEVYGQTNIGGKGGTRIPISGIAGDQQAALYGQLCVQPGMAKNTYGTGCFLLMNTGEEAVRSNHGLLTTIACGPRGEVNYALEGAVFIGGASIQWLRDELKLISDATDSEYFATKVKDSNGVYVVPAFTGLGAPYWDPYARGAIFGLTRGVNSNHIIRATLESIAYQTRDVLDAMQADANTRLQSLRVDGGAVANNFLMQFQSDILGTRVERPEVREVTALGAAYLAGLAVGFWNDLDEVKSKANIEREFRPSIETTERNFRYSGWKKAVARAQAWEDHD, from the coding sequence ATGACAACTGAAAAAAAATATATTGTTGCTCTCGATCAGGGAACGACCAGTTCGCGTGCCGTTGTGCTCGATCACGACGCTAATATTGTTGCGGTCTCTCAGCGTGAATTCACACAAATCTACCCCAAAGCGGGTTGGGTGGAACATGACCCAATGGAAATCTGGTCATCCCAGAGCTCTACGTTGGTTGAAGTACTGGCCAAGGCCGATATCAGCTCCGACCAAGTAGCCGGTATCGGTATCACTAACCAGCGTGAAACCACCGTCGTTTGGGAGAAAGAAACCGGCAAGCCGATTTACAACGCCATCGTTTGGCAATGCCGCCGCACCGCAGAAATCTGTGAACAGCTTAAGCGCGATGGCCTGGAAGAGTATATCCGCCACAACACTGGCCTGGTGGTTGATCCTTATTTCTCCGGTACCAAGGTTAAATGGATCCTCGATCACGTTGAAGGTGCCCGCGAACGTGCCAAACGCGGCGAACTGCTGTTTGGTACTGTCGACACCTGGCTGGTGTGGAAAATGACCCAGGGGCGGGTGCATGTAACCGACTACACTAACGCCTCGCGTACTATGATGTTCAACATCCACCAGTTGGATTGGGATGAGCGTATGCTGGAAGTGTTGGATATTCCACGCGCCATGCTGCCAAAAGTTCGTCCCTCTTCAGAAGTGTACGGCCAGACCAACATCGGCGGTAAAGGCGGTACGCGTATCCCTATCTCCGGGATCGCCGGTGACCAGCAGGCAGCGTTGTATGGCCAACTCTGTGTGCAACCGGGTATGGCGAAAAACACCTACGGGACCGGCTGCTTCCTGCTGATGAACACCGGTGAGGAGGCTGTACGCTCCAACCATGGCCTGCTGACCACCATCGCCTGCGGACCACGCGGAGAAGTGAACTACGCGCTGGAAGGTGCCGTGTTTATCGGTGGTGCGTCTATCCAGTGGTTACGTGATGAGTTGAAGTTGATCAGCGATGCCACCGACTCCGAATACTTTGCCACCAAGGTCAAAGACAGCAACGGCGTGTACGTCGTACCTGCCTTTACCGGCTTGGGTGCCCCTTACTGGGATCCGTATGCCCGTGGTGCCATCTTCGGCCTGACCCGTGGTGTGAACAGTAACCACATCATCCGTGCCACGCTGGAATCTATCGCTTATCAGACCCGCGACGTCCTGGATGCCATGCAAGCCGATGCCAATACCCGTCTGCAATCACTGCGAGTGGACGGTGGAGCCGTTGCCAACAACTTCCTGATGCAGTTCCAGTCTGACATTCTGGGAACGCGTGTTGAACGTCCTGAAGTCCGCGAAGTAACGGCTCTGGGTGCTGCCTATCTGGCCGGGCTGGCAGTCGGTTTCTGGAACGATCTGGATGAAGTGAAGAGCAAAGCCAACATCGAGCGTGAATTCCGCCCAAGCATCGAAACCACCGAGCGTAACTTCCGTTACAGCGGCTGGAAGAAGGCCGTGGCCCGTGCGCAAGCGTGGGAAGATCACGACTAA
- a CDS encoding MIP/aquaporin family protein produces MSQSTSPTLKGQCIAEFLGTGLLIFFGVGCVAALKLAGASFGQWEISIIWGLGVAMAIYLTAAISGAHLNPAVTIALWLFACFDGRKVLPFIVAQVAGAFCAAALVYGLYYNLFVDFETTHQMVRGSNESLDLAGIFSTYPNAHISVGQAFLVEMVITAILMCLILALTDDGNGIPRGPLAPLLIGILIAVIGASMGPLTGFALNPARDFGPKLFASLAGWGKVAFTGARDIPYFLVPIFGPIVGACLGAFGYRALIGRHLPCDVCVEEEQPAAKSEQHKA; encoded by the coding sequence ATGAGCCAATCCACCAGTCCGACCTTAAAAGGCCAGTGCATCGCAGAATTTCTCGGCACCGGTCTGTTGATCTTCTTTGGCGTAGGCTGTGTTGCAGCACTGAAATTAGCAGGAGCCAGCTTCGGCCAGTGGGAAATCAGTATCATATGGGGCCTGGGTGTTGCCATGGCCATCTATCTAACCGCCGCCATCTCCGGCGCACATCTGAACCCAGCCGTTACCATTGCGCTGTGGCTGTTCGCCTGCTTTGATGGACGCAAAGTACTCCCCTTTATCGTTGCTCAGGTTGCAGGGGCGTTCTGTGCAGCAGCGCTGGTCTACGGTCTGTATTACAACCTGTTCGTCGATTTTGAAACCACTCACCAGATGGTGCGTGGCAGCAATGAAAGTCTGGATCTGGCGGGTATTTTTTCCACCTATCCAAACGCGCATATCTCCGTCGGCCAAGCCTTCCTGGTAGAAATGGTGATCACGGCCATTCTGATGTGCTTGATCCTGGCACTGACCGACGACGGTAATGGCATCCCACGCGGCCCATTGGCACCGCTGCTGATCGGTATTCTGATTGCCGTCATCGGGGCTTCCATGGGGCCATTAACCGGCTTCGCATTGAACCCGGCGCGTGACTTCGGTCCAAAACTGTTCGCCTCTCTGGCGGGCTGGGGTAAGGTTGCCTTTACCGGTGCCCGCGATATTCCTTACTTCCTGGTTCCCATCTTCGGCCCTATCGTTGGTGCTTGTCTGGGTGCCTTTGGTTATCGCGCGCTGATCGGCCGCCACCTGCCTTGTGATGTTTGCGTCGAGGAAGAACAGCCTGCCGCCAAGTCAGAACAGCATAAAGCCTAA
- the cytR gene encoding DNA-binding transcriptional regulator CytR has product MEHKKELTMATMKDVAEMAGVSTATVSRALMNPEKVSTPTRQKVEQAVLAVGYSPHALSRNIKRNESRTILVIVPDICDPFFADVIQGIEQTAAQQGYLVLIGDCAQQNQQERTFVNLIITKQIDGMLLLGSNLPFDASKEEQRNLPPMVMANEFAPELELPTVHIDNLTAAFEAVHYLHQLGHKQIACVAGPEHMPLSHYRLQGYIQALRRNGINVESSYITRGDFTYEAGAQALASLMALPKPPTAVFCHSDVMAIGVLSQAKKMGLRVPQDLSIVGFDDIKLTQYCDPPLTTVAQPRFQIGQQAMLLLLEQLHGQVVNSGSRLLDSELIIRGSTAAPKR; this is encoded by the coding sequence TTGGAACACAAAAAAGAGTTAACCATGGCAACCATGAAAGACGTTGCCGAAATGGCCGGCGTTTCAACGGCGACCGTATCACGAGCGCTGATGAACCCGGAAAAGGTGTCAACGCCGACGCGCCAGAAAGTTGAGCAGGCCGTGCTGGCCGTGGGTTATTCCCCTCATGCCCTATCTCGTAATATCAAACGCAATGAATCCCGTACCATCCTGGTGATCGTCCCGGATATTTGCGATCCGTTCTTTGCCGATGTGATCCAGGGGATCGAGCAAACGGCGGCGCAACAGGGTTACCTGGTGTTGATCGGTGACTGCGCGCAGCAAAATCAACAGGAACGCACCTTCGTCAATCTGATCATCACCAAACAAATCGACGGCATGTTGCTGCTGGGCTCCAATCTGCCGTTCGACGCCAGCAAGGAAGAACAGCGCAACCTGCCCCCCATGGTGATGGCTAACGAGTTTGCGCCGGAGCTGGAGCTGCCAACGGTCCACATCGACAACCTGACCGCCGCATTTGAAGCCGTACATTATCTGCATCAGCTTGGCCACAAACAGATAGCCTGCGTGGCCGGGCCAGAGCATATGCCACTCAGTCATTATCGACTACAGGGTTACATTCAAGCGCTACGCCGTAATGGCATTAACGTCGAAAGCAGTTATATTACCCGGGGTGATTTCACTTACGAAGCTGGCGCACAGGCATTGGCATCGCTGATGGCACTGCCAAAACCGCCAACGGCAGTCTTCTGTCACAGTGATGTCATGGCGATCGGCGTGCTATCCCAAGCCAAAAAGATGGGTTTGCGGGTACCGCAAGACCTCTCCATTGTCGGCTTTGACGATATCAAACTGACGCAGTATTGCGATCCACCACTGACCACCGTCGCGCAGCCCCGCTTCCAGATCGGTCAGCAGGCAATGTTGTTGTTGCTGGAACAGTTACATGGGCAGGTCGTGAATAGCGGTTCCCGGCTTTTAGACAGTGAATTGATCATCAGAGGCAGCACCGCAGCCCCTAAACGCTAG
- the ftsN gene encoding cell division protein FtsN, producing MAQRDYVGRGRSGAARRKTPSRKKRSSPKVSKTVVALAVALLVVFIGGLYFITHNKPEDAPMLPTHNTRPGNGLPPKPEERWRYIKELENRQIGVQSPTEPTAGGEINSKTQLTDEQRQLLEQMQADMQQRPTQLSEVPYNDPLQPRNNGRQQQTQPSVQQQMQQQPVQQTTQPPRNPFNNGATQVQQPKPQVQQPKPQAVTPPVQTRQPEPKPQVKQQETAKQETKPEQKQKWMVQCGSFRATDQAESVRAQLAFEGIESRITTGGGWNRVVLGPYSTRAAADKALARLKGIGMSSCIPLSVGG from the coding sequence GTGGCACAGAGAGACTATGTAGGCCGTGGGCGCTCAGGAGCAGCGCGGCGCAAGACCCCCAGCCGTAAAAAACGCAGTTCTCCGAAGGTATCCAAAACCGTGGTGGCGCTTGCCGTCGCCCTTCTGGTTGTCTTTATCGGTGGCCTCTATTTCATCACGCACAACAAGCCGGAAGATGCACCGATGCTACCTACGCACAATACTCGCCCAGGTAACGGCCTGCCGCCGAAGCCAGAAGAGCGTTGGCGTTATATCAAAGAGCTGGAGAACCGTCAGATTGGCGTTCAATCACCCACCGAGCCAACGGCCGGAGGGGAGATCAACTCCAAAACTCAACTGACCGATGAACAGCGTCAACTGCTGGAACAGATGCAGGCCGATATGCAGCAGCGACCAACGCAGCTGTCTGAAGTGCCTTATAACGATCCTTTACAGCCACGTAATAACGGGCGCCAGCAGCAAACACAACCGTCAGTGCAACAACAGATGCAGCAACAGCCGGTGCAACAGACAACACAGCCGCCACGCAACCCATTCAACAATGGGGCAACGCAGGTACAACAACCTAAACCGCAGGTGCAGCAACCTAAGCCACAGGCGGTAACGCCGCCGGTGCAAACCCGGCAGCCAGAACCGAAGCCACAAGTGAAGCAACAGGAAACGGCCAAACAAGAAACCAAACCTGAGCAGAAACAGAAGTGGATGGTGCAATGTGGCTCATTCCGCGCCACCGATCAGGCGGAATCAGTACGGGCGCAGCTAGCCTTTGAGGGCATCGAAAGCCGCATCACCACAGGCGGAGGCTGGAACCGCGTCGTGCTGGGCCCTTATAGCACCCGTGCCGCAGCAGACAAAGCCTTGGCCCGCCTGAAGGGCATTGGCATGTCAAGTTGCATTCCCCTCTCTGTTGGGGGTTGA
- the zapB gene encoding septal ring assembly protein ZapB, whose protein sequence is MSFEVFEKLEAKVQQAIDTITLLQMEIEELKEKNNSLSQEVQNAAGNHESLVRENQQLKEEQHVWQERLRALLGKMEEV, encoded by the coding sequence ATGTCATTTGAAGTATTTGAAAAACTGGAAGCAAAAGTTCAGCAGGCGATCGATACCATCACTCTGTTGCAGATGGAAATTGAAGAGCTGAAAGAGAAGAATAATTCCCTATCTCAGGAAGTTCAGAATGCGGCAGGTAATCACGAGTCACTGGTGCGTGAAAATCAACAGCTGAAAGAAGAGCAGCACGTATGGCAAGAGCGTTTGCGTGCATTGTTAGGCAAAATGGAAGAGGTCTGA
- the hslV gene encoding ATP-dependent protease subunit HslV, protein MTTIVSVRRNGQVVIGGDGQATLGNTVMKGNVKKVRRLYNDKVIAGFAGGTADAFTLFELFERKLEMHQGHLVKAAVELAKDWRTDRMLRKLEALLAVADENASLIITGNGDVVQPENDLIAIGSGGPYAQSAARALLENTELSAREIVEKSLSIAGDICIYTNHFHTIEELPSKA, encoded by the coding sequence GTGACAACAATTGTAAGCGTACGCCGCAACGGCCAGGTAGTGATCGGTGGCGATGGCCAGGCCACACTGGGCAACACGGTAATGAAGGGCAACGTCAAAAAAGTTCGTCGCCTGTATAACGATAAAGTGATTGCCGGTTTCGCCGGGGGTACGGCTGATGCATTCACTCTGTTCGAACTGTTCGAGCGCAAACTGGAGATGCACCAAGGCCATCTGGTAAAAGCCGCCGTTGAACTGGCGAAAGATTGGCGTACCGATCGCATGCTGCGCAAACTGGAAGCGTTACTGGCCGTGGCCGATGAAAACGCCTCGCTGATCATTACCGGTAACGGTGATGTAGTTCAGCCTGAAAATGATCTGATTGCGATTGGTTCCGGCGGCCCTTATGCCCAGTCTGCCGCCCGCGCGTTGTTGGAGAATACGGAGTTAAGCGCTCGCGAGATCGTGGAGAAATCCCTCAGCATCGCGGGTGACATCTGTATTTACACCAACCATTTCCACACCATTGAAGAATTGCCTTCCAAAGCGTAA
- the glpX gene encoding class II fructose-bisphosphatase yields MKRELAIEFSRVTEAAALAGYKWLGRGDKNAADGAAVNAMRIMLNKVDIDGRIVIGEGEIDEAPMLYIGENVGTGQGDAVDIAVDPIEGTRMTAMGQSNALAVLAVGDRGTFLHAPDMYMEKLVVGPLARGVIDLNLPLAENLRNIASRLGKPITELTVITLAKPRHDAVIAQMQQLGVKVFAIPDGDVAASILTCMPESEVDVMYGIGGAPEGVISAAVIRALDGDMQARLLARHQVKGDNEENRRIGEQELARCKQMGIEAGKVLVLDEMARNDNVIFAATGITKGDLLEGISRKGNMATTETLLIRGKSRTIRRIRSTHYLDRKDAALHEFLL; encoded by the coding sequence ATGAAACGTGAATTAGCCATCGAGTTTTCCCGCGTCACTGAGGCCGCCGCCCTGGCGGGTTACAAATGGTTGGGCCGTGGCGATAAAAACGCCGCTGACGGTGCAGCGGTTAATGCCATGCGCATTATGCTCAATAAAGTGGATATCGATGGCCGGATCGTTATTGGCGAAGGTGAAATAGATGAAGCGCCGATGCTGTACATCGGCGAAAACGTCGGCACAGGCCAAGGGGATGCGGTGGATATCGCTGTCGATCCGATCGAAGGCACCCGAATGACCGCCATGGGGCAGTCTAATGCGCTGGCCGTACTGGCCGTTGGCGATCGCGGTACCTTCCTGCACGCGCCCGATATGTACATGGAAAAGCTGGTGGTTGGCCCACTGGCACGCGGCGTGATCGATCTCAATCTGCCATTGGCTGAAAACCTGCGCAATATTGCCTCCCGTCTGGGTAAACCGATAACTGAACTCACTGTAATCACCCTGGCCAAGCCACGTCACGACGCAGTGATCGCCCAAATGCAACAGCTCGGAGTGAAAGTCTTTGCCATACCCGACGGTGATGTTGCCGCCTCGATCCTCACTTGCATGCCAGAAAGCGAAGTGGATGTGATGTACGGCATCGGTGGCGCACCAGAGGGGGTGATATCCGCAGCCGTGATCCGCGCGTTGGATGGTGACATGCAAGCCCGCTTGCTGGCTCGTCATCAGGTAAAAGGGGATAACGAAGAAAACCGTCGCATCGGAGAACAGGAGTTGGCCCGCTGTAAACAGATGGGCATCGAAGCCGGTAAGGTGCTAGTACTGGATGAAATGGCGCGCAACGACAATGTGATCTTTGCCGCAACCGGTATCACTAAGGGCGATTTGCTGGAGGGCATTAGCCGCAAGGGCAACATGGCGACCACCGAAACCCTGTTGATCCGCGGGAAGTCACGCACCATCCGCCGCATCCGTTCAACCCATTATCTGGATCGCAAAGACGCCGCACTGCACGAATTCCTGCTATAA